In Naumovozyma castellii chromosome 1, complete genome, one DNA window encodes the following:
- the DID4 gene encoding ESCRT-III subunit protein DID4 (ancestral locus Anc_2.509), which yields MGLFEAFFGKSMTPQERLKKNQRALERAQRELEREKRKLATQEKKIIQEIKKSAKQGQINAAKIQAKDLVRTRNYMEKFDNMRTQLQAISLRIQAVRSSDQMTSSMREATGLLAGMNRSMNLPQLQNISMEFEKQTDLMDQRQEFMDEAIDNAMGDEIDEDEEADEIVNKVLDEIGVDLHAQLQSTPQGVMGNTEDQATESPNKQAVVEGMGPSSHSSPDDELQARLNNLKKQ from the coding sequence ATGGGACTCTTCGAAGCCTTTTTTGGCAAGAGCATGACCCCTCAGGAgagattgaagaagaatcaaagGGCACTTGAGAGGGCACAAAGGGAATtggaaagagaaaagagGAAGCTTGCCACacaagagaaaaaaatcattcaagaaatcaagAAATCTGCAAAGCAAGGTCAAATTAATGCTGCTAAGATTCAGGCTAAGGATCTTGtgagaacaagaaattatatgGAGAAGTTCGATAATATGAGGACTCAATTACAGGCGATCTCGTTAAGAATTCAAGCTGTTCGTTCTAGTGATCAAATGACTAGTTCCATGAGAGAAGCTACTGGATTATTGGCCGGAATGAATAGATCGATGAACCTACcacaattacaaaatatatCTATGGAATTTGAGAAGCAGACGGATTTGATGGACCAACGTCAAGAATTCATGGATGAAGCCATTGACAATGCTATGGGAGACGAAAtagatgaggatgaagaagCTGATGAAATTGTGAATAAAGTTCTAGATGAAATTGGAGTTGATTTACATGCTCAATTACAAAGTACTCCACAAGGTGTTATGGGTAATACAGAAGATCAAGCTACAGAATCTCCTAACAAGCAAGCCGTTGTGGAAGGTATGGGTCCATCGAGCCACTCTAGTCCCGACGATGAACTACAGGCAAGgcttaataatttaaagaaacaatga
- the NCAS0A05000 gene encoding PITH domain-containing protein, translated as MSHNCENEHFEHNHNHEHGHEHTPPMETSSVQSLFQYIDTAKIRCLNAESVNIPSGIAMYKVFLKPQSEKDDCERYLQSDTDCQMILHIPFVGTCKIHSILLRTNGDDDSEGELSSPKNIKLIKNYRGNLDFETIENFKDHHTVESPQTDMPVSDIVEHHLPKNNSWYCDSLYLIFFEDNWSSDEDELCRLYYLEIRGEFLGISKSREQVPLMTVYESAPNPVDHIKLESEQTHINMGL; from the coding sequence ATGTCACACAACTGTGAGAATGAACATTTCGAGCATAACCATAACCATGAACACGGACATGAGCACACTCCTCCTATGGAGACCAGTTCCGTCCAATCACTATTCCAATACATCGATACAGCCAAGATTCGCTGCTTGAATGCTGAGTCGGTAAATATTCCCAGTGGAATAGCAATGTATAAGGTTTTTTTAAAACCTCAAAGTGAGAAGGATGACTGTGAACGTTATTTGCAAAGTGATACTGATTGTCAGATGATTTTACATATTCCCTTTGTTGGGACGTGCAAGATACATTCTATACTATTAAGGACCAAcggtgatgatgattcagAGGGAGAACTCAGTTCTCCAAAGAATATTAAACTGATAAAAAATTACAGAGGGAACTTAGATTTTGAAACCAtagaaaatttcaaagatcaTCATACGGTAGAAAGTCCCCAAACAGATATGCCTGTGTCTGATATAGTTGAACATCATTTACCGAAGAATAATTCTTGGTATTGTGACTCTCTGtacttaatttttttcgAAGATAATTGGAGTAGTGATGAGGACGAACTTTGCCGATTATACTATTTGGAAATTCGAGGTGAATTTTTGGGTATATCTAAATCAAGGGAGCAGGTACCTTTAATGACCGTATATGAATCTGCGCCAAATCCTGTTGATCATATCAAGTTAGAATCTGAGCAAACACATATCAACATGGGATTGTAA
- the NCAS0A05020 gene encoding bZIP transcription factor (ancestral locus Anc_2.493), translating to MSAMQGSNENNIPNFENMNFLTPTDLQNDGCFTTNQPNVMAPAPSSFSSSSNNNTLSHQPLTASLSPVTPLHITSSTSSNKNSKSEELDLKQKKKEQNRAAQKAFRERKENELKRLQDELLKSEQNRLSLTKEIENLKTFNTEVKKENQCLLKNNNNGNNNMSMTGAAINMGADSHKFSFPTEDQSFHNMLEEERLSRMNSPAVLQPDDPLLNVPATWEYLNQVAESIDIDISFVLDRLKESKSGVCTGNGVGYRKSTIDEMVQMVSHSN from the coding sequence ATGTCTGCCATGCAAGGAAGCAACGAAAATAATATaccaaattttgaaaatatgaatttcTTGACCCCTACTGATTTACAAAACGATGGTTGTTTCACCACAAATCAACCGAACGTGATGGCTCCGGCACCATCATCGTTTTCCTCAAGTTCCAATAATAACACACTTTCTCACCAACCTTTGACTGCTTCACTGTCTCCTGTCACACCTCTCCACATAACTTCCTCTACTAGTAGTAACAAGAACTCCAAAAGTGAAGAGCTAGATTTAaagcaaaagaaaaaggaacAGAACAGAGCTGCACAAAAGGCATttagagaaagaaaagagaatgaattgaaaaggttACAGGATGAGTTATTGAAGAGTGAACAGAACAGACTGTCGTTGactaaagaaattgaaaatctAAAAACTTTTAACACGGAAGtgaaaaaggaaaatcaatgtcttttgaagaacaataataatggcaataataatatgtCAATGACGGGAGCTGCCATAAATATGGGAGCTGATTCTCACAAGTTTTCATTTCCGACGGAAGATCAGTCATTCCATAATATGTTGGAAGAGGAAAGATTAAGTAGGATGAATTCACCAGCTGTGCTTCAACCTGATGATCCATTGCTAAATGTGCCCGCTACATGGGAATATTTGAACCAAGTGGCGGAATCTATTGATATTGACATCTCTTTTGTGTTGGATAGATTAAAGGAATCAAAATCAGGTGTTTGTACCGGTAACGGTGTCGGTTATAGGAAATCTACCATCGACGAAATGGTCCAAATGGTTAGCCATTCCAATTAG
- the CUE2 gene encoding Cue2p (ancestral locus Anc_2.494), whose product MSDDDSKLNQATDPSSSSSTSSSNDELLSILVSMFPDKPIDILHNALISSSNDIELACSIILSDPINAIDETIDSHRNEKGMPLTELIEMFPNIDANKIRLLYKDEKFKNADDLISELLNFELLSMEDKNEQENAEWSIKNNEPNDKVVSKKNSWNSMRANIDTIVQYTMVSKGRAREAFLNNQFNTVLAIIDIINNLHPNERKTEKILPFTTGKNHSYAGSRVQTNRGFAHPMIRTNRQANMYTSLTSDAEQHSDEDNKTEPAQFIYSLQNKKVIELQELVNGNLTLKSISPKFYRQCIIYYNGDVDKTLALALYIIKNNMANATFTTARDTVDINFIEVNYKKQPKYDSYKKNMKPSNSKPETRGASSLLNEPKGIREGTQMISRLFETYSLDFHGFLPSTAVELLKKALEIWWGEELSEREMNAKRSITNNKALYVKPLTVITGRGMHSVGGISKVRVQVKKYLTSNNYIFWEEPSFFTIEGKKSSK is encoded by the coding sequence ATgagtgatgatgattctAAACTGAATCAAGCGACTGAtccttcctcttcttcttccacGAGTTCTAGCAATGATGAAttactttcaattttagTCTCAATGTTTCCGGACAAACCAATTGACATCTTGCATAACGCTTTGATAAGTTCatcaaatgatattgaattaGCATGTTCCATTATACTTAGCGATCCCATAAATGCCATCGACGAAACTATTGACTCACATCGTAATGAAAAGGGTATGCCTCTCACCgaattaattgaaatgTTTCCCAACATAGATGCAAACAAGATACGACTATTATACAAAGATGAGAAGTTTAAAAACGCAGATGATTTAATATCagaattgttgaatttcGAATTGTTATCAATGGAAGATAAAAACGAACAAGAAAATGCTGAATGGAGTATAAAAAACAATGAGCCAAACGACAAGGTAGTttctaaaaaaaattcttggaattcTATGAGGGCGAATATCGATACAATTGTTCAGTATACCATGGTATCAAAAGGACGTGCAAGAGAAGCATTTTTGAATAACCAATTTAACACAGTACTTGCAATTATTGATATAATCAATAATCTTCATCCCAATGAAAGGAAAACTGAAAAGATTCTTCCATTTACGACGGGTAAGAATCATTCGTATGCTGGAAGTCGTGTTCAAACAAACAGAGGGTTTGCTCATCCGATGATAAGGACTAATAGACAAGCCAACATGTATACTTCTTTAACGTCAGACGCTGAACAGCACTCGGATGAGGATAATAAAACAGAACCGGCTCAATTCATATACTcacttcaaaataaaaaagtGATTGAATTGCAGGAGTTAGTCAATGGAAATCTCACCTTGAAGAGTATCAGTCCGAAGTTTTATCGACAATGTATTATTTACTATAATGGAGATGTCGATAAAACTTTGGCGCTAGCATTATACATCATTAAAAATAACATGGCGAATGCAACATTTACCACAGCAAGGGATACAGTTGATATTAACTTTATCGAAGTTAATTATAAGAAACAACCTAAATATGACAgttacaagaaaaatatgaagCCTTCTAATTCCAAACCAGAAACTCGAGGTGCAAGCTCACTGTTAAACGAGCCCAAAGGAATCAGAGAGGGAACGCAAATGATAAGCCGTCTATTTGAAACTTATTCTTTAGATTTCCATGGATTTTTGCCATCCACAGCGGTAGAGTTGTTGAAGAAAGCTTTAGAGATCTGGTGGGGAGAAGAATTATCCGAAAGAGAAATGAACGCAAAAAGAAGtataacaaataataaagcCTTGTATGTGAAGCCACTAACTGTAATCACAGGGAGAGGAATGCATAGTGTCGGAGGTATATCCAAAGTAAGAGTACAggtgaagaaatatttgactTCCAACAATTACATATTCTGGGAAGAACCATCTTTCTTTACAATAGAGGGTAAAAAATCTTCTAAATGA
- the MIF2 gene encoding Mif2p (ancestral locus Anc_2.495), whose protein sequence is MDYMNLGIRSRKTGLNVRDDIKKDEFSMENIDDFFKDDDTNMITKRRKSSGRRTSSLLPVEDAKHMLPLSLLEQSPDLSGQLNVKDTVKRTSVLSQASNLQSPFQPSNDELAAIPEEDEVPEEGHRSRYLSSRFSRTAPRISKARYSTQYDLNVSSNNNEKSLINEKSYNNNDYLQDEIPDLIEDYETTMDNTFNTSENALLEDEIESDEDRSYAESEPSIDEEYKEESNQDDDSLSDDLNLGLERRMRYESEESAMEDEEANESIERQAFEVINDDSMIGPDGIRRSTRVKIPTLEYWRNEKVVYKRKSAKPVLEIAKIITFDESENEFEQRKAKKRKTKRRQAKQKTLTEQTLDEAVEEKKNISANTDIFSKIRSGALMEADWLQDGILQANVNIAKDKEGTETIAFGPNMSEMQSTKDTKNEKFTLEIMFDKHREHFASGKLKLPKGGNKKLGDSLHTFMTFYVIQGITEVTISKTKFVATTGSTFQIPSFNKYSFKNIGNNQAKMFFVQVSIEGSSQTKASSVDGSFLKGDVSNGNST, encoded by the coding sequence ATGGATTATATGAATCTAGGTATACGATCACGTAAAACCGGTCTGAATGTAAGAGATGACATTAAAAAAGATGAGTTTAGTATGGAgaatattgatgatttcttcaaagatgaTGACACTAATATGATCACCAAGAGGAGGAAAAGTAGTGGTAGAAGGACATCATCCCTACTACCTGTTGAAGATGCTAAACACATGTTACCTCTGTCGTTATTAGAACAGTCTCCAGATTTAAGTGGTCAATTGAATGTTAAAGATACTGTAAAGAGAACCTCAGTTCTGAGCCAAGCCTCCAATTTGCAAAGCCCATTTCAACCCAGTAACGATGAACTAGCAGCTAttccagaagaagatgaggTACCGGAAGAAGGCCATAGGAGCAGATATCTATCAAGTCGTTTCTCAAGGACGGCACCTAGAATATCAAAGGCAAGGTATTCGACACAATATGACCTGAACGTATCTAGcaacaataatgaaaagagtctaataaatgaaaaatcatacaataataatgattatCTGCAGGATGAGATTCCTGATCTCATAGAAGATTACGAAACTACGATGGACAATACCTTCAACACATCTGAAAACGCGTTattagaagatgaaatagaAAGTGATGAAGATCGTAGTTATGCGGAAAGTGAACCATCCATCGATGAAGAGTATAAGGAAGAGAGTAATCAAGATGATGACTCGTTATCTGATGATTTGAATCTTGGTCTAGAAAGACGCATGCGATATGAATCAGAAGAATCAGCCATGGAAGATGAGGAAGCTAATGAAAGTATTGAAAGACAGGCTTTTGAAGTCATAAATGATGATTCGATGATAGGACCAGATGGGATAAGAAGATCAACAAGAGTAAAAATACCCACACTAGAATATTGGAGAAACGAAAAAGTGGTTTACAAGAGAAAATCGGCCAAACCTGTTTTAGAAATTGCCAAGATAATAACATTTGATGAATCCGAAAATGAGTTTGAACAGAGAAAAGCTaagaagaggaagacaAAAAGAAGACAGGCAAAACAGAAAACATTAACTGAACAAACGTTGGATGAAGCTGTGGAGGAGAAAAAAAACATATCTGCGAATACAGACATTTTTTCGAAAATACGGTCTGGTGCCTTAATGGAAGCTGATTGGCTTCAAGATGGAATACTCCAAGCGAACGTTAATATTGCCAAAGATAAAGAAGGCACGGAAACAATTGCGTTTGGTCCAAATATGTCAGAGATGCAAAGTACAAAGGATACTAAAAACGAGAAATTTACCCTTGAAATTATGTTCGATAAGCACAGGGAGCATTTCGCTAGTGGCAAACTTAAACTACCTAAAGGAGGTAACAAAAAACTTGGTGATTCATTACATACATTCATGACCTTTTATGTCATTCAAGGAATTACAGAAgtaacaatttcaaaaacaaaatttgtTGCAACCACAGGTTCTACGTTCCAAATAccatctttcaataaatattccTTCAAAAATATAGGCAATAACCAAGCCAAAATGTTTTTTGTGCAAGTATCCATCGAGGGAAGCTCACAAACAAAAGCATCCAGTGTTGACGGCTCTTTTTTGAAAGGAGACGTTTCAAATGGTAATTCAACGTAA